The window GTAAAATGACAACAACATATAAATTTGTTTCTTGTCTTTAATGTGTTGTTTTATAAAtttgttataaaaaatttaatatattgttTTATAGTTACTAGTTCAtttgatattaaaaataattttaattctctccattgTGGAATTCAAGGATATTTTTTCTCCCCATAAAGGGAAGACTACATTTCGAACTTTGAATTATGAACATCTTGGATGTAGAATGACATTAATCATCTTATATATTTTTTGATATTAAAGTATGACATCAAATATAAACATGCTATTGCTAAGATCTATGTCTTTGGTTTTGATATTACAGTGCACATCAAAGATTCTACTAAGAATAATTTAAATCatgtatttatttctttgtaGGGTTATAAACCGTGAGaagtcataagcatgtataagttcCAATAAAAGTTTTATGTGTCCATGGTGATGATGAGCATGAGCCTAGCTTGTAAGTATTTGTTACTTTTTAATGTGTCTAGTGCAACAATTGATTACTAATGTTGATTGGTATGTAAAGTTTGTCAATTTATTCTATTACTCATGGTGTTTGCTTTGGTCATGCACATATACCATtatgaaaatataacaacaaaatTTTTTCATTGTTTGCTTTGTAGTTAATAGTAAGCGAAGACTACTATTAGGTgcatataaaatcataatttgtatttttcttatttggtatgatactcaatcttttgaattatttttattaactttgcatttttattattttatttcactTACACAAATATATGCATTGTATTTGTAGGTGACAAATGTTGGAtcgaatagcgctcgtggcttattCGTTAGATTCAAAAATACTAatcgagtaaagcagcggaaatataaaagaATACAACGCAaacacaagatatttacttggttcggagtctgtggcgactcctactccaaggctcacgctcgttgcaCGTTTacattgggcaacaactataatctcgtaaagatagttacaaatttcaagtacaattaataatgaaatataccaacgacaagatTAATAGTAGATTCTGAGCTCTGGGGTTGTCAGCGTCAAGTTACGGCTTCGTCAGAACTTCTCGCTAGCAACTGGTTGCGTAAGGATTGCTTTGATTGTGTTATTGTGAGATGCTAGTTGagactcccttataaagggtgttcaaggcgcctccatcaagctccaaggcgcctccaaccccacCGAGTCAGCCACGTGGATCAACATTGatccggtcgcacctcatccacttgaaggcgcctctaagccactccaaggcgcctccaggctctggtccaaggcgcctccagcttcatccaaggcacctccaggctctggtccaaggcgcctccagcttcatccaaggcacctccagcactgcttcgcatccagcttcagccttgcacctgaggcgcctccaagctccatggagacgtctcgggtattgttcatccgaagCTTAAGGTTGTTTCTTTGTacttgcaagatatgttagtcccaaaaataccctgcaacacaaagttagcatacaaTAGTAGTATAAATATGACAATAGaatattttgacagtcttcggactgtccaggtctgacttcggatttccaaccggaaaccctaggtcgacccgacgtctattgttccctctgcggggaacgcatcctcatctactccactcaggagatttacctgatgccagtccagccctccagactgactggacttttctgcctagggttaccaccccctaggacttagggttactgcccctagggtttttctccacctagggttacaacccctaggacctagggttaccgcccctagggtttttctccacctagggttaccaccccctatgacctagggttatcgccccctagggtttttcttcacttaaggttaccaccccctaggagctaaggttacccccccccctttaggattttcctccacctagggttaccgccccttaggacctaaggttgtcgccccttagggtttttctccacctagggttaccaccccttaggattttcacctgtctaaccgcagttaggactttcctaaaacctcatttaagcacgttagataacaaggaatcctaactttgaatccctttgccattatcaaaacttgagttcgatcgtcggatgcttcccgcaccaacaacaaaTACCTGGATTTTTGTAAATCAATATGATGGTTGAAGGTGGTCCATCTAGttgtgtttttattttataagattttgttagttctaaaatttaatattttgagtATAGTATGTAAGTTGTTTTGGATGTAACAGACTTATCATTAGTATTGCAATTATAAATTTGACTCAAATGATTATTGAATGAATAAAAATATCTATTAGCACGTTAAATTTTGTTTGGTAGTTTTTTCTATTATAAATGGTGAATGAATTGTGACGATGTGTAaatattgaatttaaatttataaatatcaaAAGAAATGAGTTAAGGTGACATTTATAAATGTCCTTAAAATATGATTTTCCTGACATTTTAGACTATCATTATATCTCTATATTGCGATATTTTTGAAGTTAGCATTGATATTGCATAACAATATCATAAAATGTTAGGAATGTGAGGAGGATCTAAAACAACATTATAAAAGCATTTTTTTTCGTGATGTCACTAAAACTTAAATGTCACCAAAAATATACTATAAAGGCATTTATGTGTATCCTTAAAGAGCATTATTCTAGTAGTGCATAAGATATAATCATATTGAATATTATATTATGGTCAGATTCGATTCAGGATTATTGGAGATTAGTAAGTATTGATATTATTAGTAATTTAAATTTATGTAATCTTTTATTTACTATTtctaaaaatgaaatttttttatacaaTTTGACTCTCAATGGTCTGCTTACATAACCAAAAAATTTACAGTGCGTAAGTATGCTTCTAGTTCTACATGGAGGCATATAGACCAATATCTTAAAGATTTTTATTATCAAGATTTttttacaagtaatttgaatattattgatattttataatataatattctTTTATACTAATTTTCTCAATATTGTTttcgaaaaaaaatatatttggaaGCCAAGACACGAAGcataatttaaagaaatatagaaTAATTATtgtcaaaaactatacaaagacttGTTATACAAGTAGAGAAGAAAGGGTACAAGCTCATCTGATGTACTAGTTGAGTTTGAGATGCATCGAAGAACAATTGGGTTgtagaaaaatgatagaaaaaatcATCAACTGCTCGAAATAATAGAAATACTGAGCTTGATAGCCCCAAACACGTGATCCACAAAACATATAGCTAGATCATAATCAATTGTAAAGCATGCATAGACTTGGTGAGTTTACAATAAAGTTATATAAGAATTTTgtaattattaatgaacttattttaatttataaaaaaattgtgTTTGCAGGCAGATACTTTACACAGATCTCCCATTCATTGAGACATATTTCACAATACATACCAAAAATAGAATGACACttttgttgatgcttgatcaaaGACCATAGATGtaaaaatataaactttattacTGCTCACATTTAACTATGACTaactttattaattatatattagaaattaataatatttttttatataggaTGACTGATTGAGTTGCATAATTGTCTCAGGCTCCTATAAGGAAGAGGAGTTATAGACTCTATCACACGCtgctataaataatatatattatgagGTTGTCggtggaaataaaaaaaaactccctCTATGGCTTTAGTTCCAAGTCAAAAGTTGTATATGATTATGTGCTAACTCCTAGACTCAAGGATCATCCCAGTTCTTCATCTACTGAAGTGCAAGCGTTAAGacaagaaaatcaagaattaaaGGATTATGTGATGGCATTAGAGAAGTTGATAGAAGATCGAGTCAGTCAGTACTCGATGGAAGATCGGGTCAAGACTGTAGTAGAGTGGCAAATGCAAGAATTCATATCTCGATAGAGTTCTGCTTTTCCAACAGCACATGGTTTTGACTCACAAGAGATTCGAGATCCGAACGTTACTGATAACTAGCTCATAATAATAACAATTCTTCTAAGGTGCATTGACCttcaaatttgttttttttttgtttatcactcataaaacataaaaattagttttgttAATTTTTGATACTATATGCATCTCTAATTGTATTACATCTTTttagaaataatataataaaagatCAACACTTGAACATATGGATTTGAGACTATATTCTATCACCATTAGTGGATATCCAAACTCTCATTaaggtatattttttttaaaaaaaaaacatgctaaACTTGTGTTTAACAATTTGTGCATTTTTCTAATAAGTAGTTTTGCCCTTGAGTAAtctatgttatccaactaatATGTAGCTTAACTTTAAATTCATATATAAGGTTGTCTCAAAATAGAAAATGTAGTGTTAAACCTAtcatattatttttgtttaactAAATTTGAATCATGCATGTGCTTATTTTTGTTAAACTTATCCTATTGTACTTACTATAGGATGAGATAATTAAACAGAAGAAGCTAAAGAAGTGAGGAGTGTATTTGTTGTTTAATAGAATGTGATGTGATGAAACaaaaatgatttaattatttttgtgATGAATAAGTGTATTTGAATGTTAAATGTTGTTTTGTCTTGTTAAATGTTATTTTCTAATGTTGAATAAATGTTGTTGTGCGATGAATATGTTGAATGTTGTTAGCATTATAAGATTTGAATCAATTTTAAGAGGTTTTATGTCGAAATTTTTGGTAAAATTAATGATGGGAATTTATTTCCATCGCTAAAATTTAGCAACGTAATTTTGATTTCCGTCACTAGGTGGAATTTTGAGTTGTCGCTAATCTACTGACAGAAATCAAAATTACGTTGCTAAATGGATTCGTGATGAAAATTGTGACGATCGAATATTTTTGTTATTAATCGGTTACTAAATGTATTTAGCGACCGATTAGTGGATGGAAATTTTGGTGGCCAATAGTTGTATTTCTTGTGGTGATATTTGAAAAagtgaagcttaatttgaatagaATATTATTACCATGTTGAATTGCAACATTTTGTGAACTTCACCCCAATTTCCAAATCTCACCCAcacttttttgaattttaaatggcAAAAAAAGGTCTTTTCTCTCGTATGTTACATTAGACCCAAAATATTCTTAGCCTTCCAAAATTAATATATCCTTTGTCTAAtctattaaagttaaaatttaattattttagaccATGAAAGATACTAATAAATTTAAGACTACCATTAATTGATGCTGTGAACGATTAATAGATCAGATGGATAAATCTAATTTGAAACTAATCAATCAAGctaaactaattttttaattttataattttttttcaagttaTTGATTTGGTTTGAAGCTTTCATAATTGATCCACTGTATATTAAACTCCTGAGATTGCCAAATTAATCCTTCTCAAGTAATACTTAAAACTTCAAATTACTTTATCATTTATATTCGTAAAGCATTATGCTTTGGAACATATATAGATGCGCACGCTATTACAGATCCGGCTTATTCCACTGTGGACACGCAGATAATACTACGACGACATGCATATAGTTTTGACATAGTTTTTGGATCTACTGAACCAACTTGAAACCAGAGGGGATGATATTGGTGATCACACCAAGAATTCCACCGAGTAATCCGTTGTTGGAGAGCAGTTGCAGGGGCGATTGAAGGAACCCGGTGGACGGCAACATCGGGCTACAAGCGGAGAGTGGCGTCGGGACGACGAGCTTGCAAACTTCCAACAACGAGGACAGCAACTGCGTCAACGGGTTGGTGCCCGTCAGGATCGAGAATGCTCCATTGCTGTTAGTGACCGTGCTGGCGATGATGGATTGACCGCATTGCAGTAACACAGTGGCATCTGCGAGACAAACCGAGATAATTTGTTAGATATATATAGAGACCACTGCATGTCAGAGTATTTAATTTGTGGTTACAATACTTGGAAAAACTGATGTTGTTGGGGTGATAGCAGTGGTGTCGGTGGTGCATGGCACAGTGCCGCTGATCAAGATGTTGCTGATCAGCCCCCCAAGCAGCTGGGCGGCCGCTGGCGGCGCAGCTACTGTGACAATCAACAGCGCCATCACAGCAAGAACGGTCGTCAGAGCCATGCTAGTTCTGGTGGTTACTTAGCTTGTTGAATTTGCGTCCGGTTTGGATGGAATTTATAGGCAACAGTAACGTGGAGAGTGATGCACTATCGTCGGAGTGTAGGATATGGACCAAGCGAGCAGAAGCCTACTGCATGCGCCGTAATTGCGTTTCTAGACGATGGACCAAGCGAGCAGAGCCCTACCTACGTAAAGAAGTTTTGCACAATTTTCCTTTTGACCTTATTTTAAAAAGATTAGTTTGTCATTGTCAATTTGTTCCGGCTTGGGCAATAATTAAATAGTAAGAGACCAATTCAGAATGGAATTTTGGCACATACATGCATGCAAAGGCTCTCTTCTTCGCATGCTCTGTTTCTTGTCAGTCTACAACTTGCAACTGAAAGTAACACAATTCAAACAAAGGCACGCACTCTTGATCATCAACTTGTAGAAGAAAGCATgcttatttgtttgtttgttggcTTGTGTTTGTTTTTTAAACAAGAGGGTAAAAAAAGAGGATTATTTGCTCTTCAATGTCCTCTAGCGCCAATGCAAGTAAACATTATTTTCCATTTTGTGGATTGAACTTGTTTTGAGCATATGTTGCAGTCTTGTAGATCCTCACGCTGTTGAAATATCTCTCACATTGAACGGATTACCGTTCTGAAAAATACTTTGGGTTCTTTTCATTAAAACCCTCCAAAGTCAGTCCTGGACCAGAAAAACTCTTTATCTGTTTGAAGTGGAATACCATCATGAGATTCTTAATGGACATCTAAGATATATAAAAAATGTGGAGATTAGTTGGAGGAAAACATTGATGAAATGACATCCAATCTTACAGGACAATAATATGTGACTAAACGCTTATTGTACTTCTAAGCGTGGCTTGAATCCTAGTAATAGCAATGATGACTTAGGATTCATAATTGATCATCGAAGCCAATAATGGTCGACTACCTCAGTGCTGATGTTGAATCTGAGATAGTAACCGCCTTGATAACTCTCGGGCAACTGTTAGTCACATAAGGGGCTAAATTTCAATACAGACGCATGCACAAAAGCATTAGATTAAATAATATTGTAGAACAATAGAAGTAAACAGGATCCCATCAAAATGACAACATGGGATGGATCATGATCCACTATAGAATAAATTACTAATATGTTCCTTTCCGGTGCAAAAGCCATTAATTCCATGCGCACCGTTGAAATTACAAGCAGCGACTAGTCTTGACTAAGAATTTTAACCCTTTGGCTGAAACAACTCTCGGATGCATAGTTGATAATATAAATACTGGTGTCAATCTACAGAAGCCAAAACAGCTGTGCCTGTAAAATTAATCAATATCTAAAACAAATAACAGTTGCGTGAAACCAAAAGAGAGCTTGGTGCCCCACCCTTAGGTCGAGGTTGCATTTGAATTGCAGATGCAAAGCAGAGTTAGGGTAGAGCAGCAGTGCAAGCACTGCTGGGTGCAGCTTGGACCATTTTCGTTGCAGAGCTGCACTTCATGGTGACAAACCTGACAATGAATTGAAACAATGTTTCATTCTGAAAAGATAACCTTCAACAGCATAGTAGAAGCATATTCAGGGTTCATGGGACAACAAATAAATTTCAAGCAGGTTTTTAAAGTATTGCTATTTTGAAACATTAAGGAGTAACATGTTTATACAATTTGATAAAGGCTTAAACAGCTCAGCGAGGTAGAATCTTTTGATCATGAGAGAAACTTTCTGAATAGCTTGGATGAATAAAAAGGAGGTGAGGGGAGGGGAAGGGAAGAAAGAAACACATGGATAAACATATTCTCTTATCCTTCACTTCCCTCCTATTCATCCACCACCCAAGTAAACGAGGTCATAAGCTTGAAAAAAATTTGTATCACCATGTTTATCTAAGATTAGAAATCAATTGtaagaatttaaaagaaatgaaGGCAAATCTATTTGGATAGGAACAACTTATGCATACATACCTAATACATATTCAGTAACTTAATCAATATATGTTCTGTAGTAAAAG is drawn from Zingiber officinale cultivar Zhangliang chromosome 1B, Zo_v1.1, whole genome shotgun sequence and contains these coding sequences:
- the LOC122040452 gene encoding phylloplanin-like, coding for MALTTVLAVMALLIVTVAAPPAAAQLLGGLISNILISGTVPCTTDTTAITPTTSVFPNATVLLQCGQSIIASTVTNSNGAFSILTGTNPLTQLLSSLLEVCKLVVPTPLSACSPMLPSTGFLQSPLQLLSNNGLLGGILGVITNIIPSGFKLVQ